One genomic region from Microaerobacter geothermalis encodes:
- a CDS encoding YkvI family membrane protein has translation MDSWNRGIKIGLTIVGTTIGAGFASGRELWEFFSSYGEQSVWGILIAIFLFTVSSMTILWLSWKYQSEHYFHVLEILMGKRVAYVFDGIILFYLFTVTVVMFAGSGAAFFQWDMTHLSGVLFIAVLVYIVLLFNVEGIISLNTYIVPMLMIILLVIPLQFLIMKDMMLFFPTWTSSPVWTSAITYASLNIVPLVAVLSTFGTHVKQKKEIMIAGLVGGLSLGTIAILLNQALLINGEKVIRQEIPLFSLVDIYPSYIIFLVTIILWIAIYTTAVSSLHGLIRRIKEWIGLPIWLLTALLIVFMITLSQFGFSVLVKVLYPLYGVLNLFVLMVILLYPISGSVKKE, from the coding sequence GTGGATAGTTGGAACAGGGGGATAAAGATAGGTTTAACTATAGTAGGTACAACCATTGGGGCAGGTTTTGCATCAGGCAGAGAATTATGGGAGTTTTTTAGTTCCTATGGAGAACAAAGCGTATGGGGAATTTTAATCGCTATTTTTCTATTTACCGTATCAAGTATGACGATTTTATGGTTAAGTTGGAAATATCAATCCGAACATTATTTTCATGTTTTGGAGATTTTGATGGGAAAAAGAGTAGCCTATGTATTTGATGGCATAATTCTATTTTATTTGTTCACAGTAACCGTTGTGATGTTTGCCGGAAGTGGGGCCGCTTTTTTTCAATGGGACATGACCCATTTATCAGGAGTGTTATTTATTGCTGTGCTTGTTTATATCGTGTTATTGTTTAACGTAGAGGGGATCATATCTTTAAATACATACATTGTACCCATGCTGATGATTATCTTATTGGTCATCCCCCTTCAATTTCTCATTATGAAAGATATGATGTTGTTCTTTCCGACATGGACTTCATCACCGGTATGGACTTCGGCCATTACTTATGCTTCCCTTAATATCGTCCCATTAGTTGCTGTTTTATCCACTTTTGGAACTCATGTAAAACAAAAGAAAGAAATCATGATTGCAGGATTAGTGGGAGGATTAAGTTTAGGAACAATTGCCATTCTGCTGAATCAAGCACTGCTGATCAATGGGGAAAAAGTGATTCGTCAGGAGATTCCCTTATTTTCATTGGTGGATATCTATCCTTCTTATATTATTTTTTTAGTTACAATCATTTTATGGATTGCTATTTATACCACTGCCGTAAGCAGTCTTCATGGATTAATTCGCCGCATCAAAGAATGGATTGGATTACCAATATGGCTTTTAACAGCACTACTCATCGTATTCATGATTACGCTCAGTCAATTTGGTTTTTCTGTATTGGTGAAGGTCCTGTATCCTCTATATGGAGTATTAAATTTGTTTGTCTTGATGGTGATACTGTTATACCCCATCTCAGGATCAGTAAAAAAAGAGTAG
- the yyaC gene encoding spore protease YyaC has translation MNSQRFAKPTSPYQVHFHDENAVELLAKQFFLYLKQKYFMDLVIICIGTDRSTGDALGPLVGSKLKNLLPEHVPLYGTLEQPVHAINLQETMTHIHQKHILPCFIAIDACLGQPENIGKITIAEGPLKPGAGVQKDLPEIGHLHITGVVNVGGFMEYLVLQNTRLHVVMSIADVIASFLYLGITQWSSALFEKQNLHGDKQGIFSQPKQES, from the coding sequence GTGAATAGCCAAAGATTTGCCAAGCCTACTTCCCCATATCAGGTGCATTTTCATGATGAGAATGCGGTCGAATTACTAGCAAAGCAATTTTTTCTTTATCTTAAACAGAAGTATTTTATGGACCTTGTGATCATATGCATTGGAACGGATCGTTCTACCGGAGATGCCCTTGGCCCTTTAGTAGGCAGTAAATTAAAGAATTTATTGCCAGAACATGTGCCCCTTTACGGGACATTGGAACAGCCTGTTCATGCCATAAATCTTCAAGAAACGATGACTCATATTCACCAAAAACACATTCTTCCCTGTTTTATTGCTATCGATGCATGTTTAGGACAGCCTGAAAATATAGGGAAAATTACCATTGCTGAAGGCCCCCTAAAGCCTGGAGCTGGTGTTCAAAAGGATCTTCCTGAGATTGGGCATCTTCATATTACTGGGGTAGTAAATGTGGGAGGATTTATGGAGTATCTCGTCCTTCAGAATACAAGGCTGCATGTGGTGATGAGCATAGCAGATGTAATTGCATCTTTTCTCTACTTAGGTATTACACAATGGAGTTCTGCACTTTTTGAGAAGCAAAACCTACATGGAGACAAGCAGGGGATTTTCTCTCAGCCAAAACAAGAATCTTAG
- a CDS encoding diacylglycerol/lipid kinase family protein yields the protein MYIFIINPCAGNQRAEKIWSQLSRYLDRREISYHYYMTKYPRHAVQLTQSAIQQEKEIDAIVAIGGDGTVNEVIEGMVTSTIPFGYIPAGSGNDFARYYQIPSHPIEAFEIIMKKKTISIDIGKMTNGYFVSSLGAGFDAQIALKTNRSFYKKWLNLLGIGKLSYVITVLKEIFLYVPTSLKIIINEKEFHYSKVWFAAVTNIPYYGGGMKISPNAVPNDGMLEVIIVSQLNRWQLLRFFPQVFKGTHIHLPQVKVLYGSEITVNMEPSTPVHADGEIKGETPIKITLLQQKMNIIVPE from the coding sequence ATGTATATCTTTATTATAAATCCATGCGCTGGAAACCAACGAGCAGAGAAGATTTGGTCTCAGCTCTCCCGTTATTTGGATAGAAGAGAAATATCTTATCATTACTATATGACCAAATATCCACGCCATGCAGTTCAATTGACTCAATCAGCCATTCAGCAAGAAAAAGAGATAGATGCAATCGTTGCCATTGGTGGAGACGGTACAGTAAATGAAGTGATAGAGGGCATGGTTACCTCTACTATCCCCTTCGGATATATACCGGCAGGCTCAGGAAATGATTTTGCCCGATATTATCAAATTCCAAGCCATCCTATTGAAGCTTTTGAGATCATTATGAAAAAAAAGACCATCTCTATTGATATAGGGAAAATGACCAACGGTTATTTTGTAAGTTCTTTGGGGGCAGGATTTGATGCGCAGATTGCTTTGAAAACCAATAGATCTTTCTACAAGAAATGGTTGAATCTATTGGGAATTGGAAAATTATCTTATGTAATTACCGTGTTAAAAGAGATTTTCTTGTATGTGCCTACTTCCTTGAAAATTATAATAAATGAAAAGGAGTTTCACTATTCTAAGGTGTGGTTTGCTGCGGTTACGAATATTCCATATTACGGCGGTGGGATGAAAATAAGTCCGAATGCAGTGCCAAATGATGGCATGTTGGAAGTTATTATCGTTTCCCAATTAAATCGTTGGCAGTTACTTAGATTTTTCCCTCAGGTATTTAAAGGGACTCATATTCATTTGCCTCAAGTTAAAGTTCTCTATGGCAGTGAAATCACTGTAAATATGGAGCCATCAACTCCTGTCCATGCCGATGGAGAGATAAAAGGAGAAACTCCGATTAAAATTACACTGTTACAACAAAAAATGAATATCATCGTTCCCGAATAG
- a CDS encoding bactofilin family protein — protein sequence MFGGKQNINKVDTIIGPGTEFIGDIKATGIVRIDGSHQGKIETMGDVIVGEKGNVAAEIRGRNISIAGKVEGPVVAEGRLQILPKGVLIGDVEVSTIIIEEGGKYNGQCLMKSLEEHGLKSSKTEADTRNK from the coding sequence ATGTTTGGTGGAAAGCAAAATATAAATAAAGTGGATACAATTATAGGACCAGGCACCGAATTCATAGGGGATATCAAGGCGACCGGCATTGTTCGAATTGATGGCTCCCATCAGGGAAAGATTGAGACCATGGGAGATGTGATTGTAGGGGAAAAAGGGAACGTAGCTGCTGAGATTAGAGGACGGAACATTTCGATTGCAGGGAAAGTAGAAGGTCCCGTTGTTGCAGAGGGCAGATTACAGATACTCCCCAAAGGAGTCCTTATCGGGGATGTAGAGGTTTCCACCATAATCATAGAAGAAGGTGGAAAATATAACGGACAATGTCTGATGAAGAGTTTGGAGGAACACGGGCTGAAAAGTTCAAAAACAGAAGCAGACACAAGGAATAAATAA
- a CDS encoding M23 family metallopeptidase, whose protein sequence is MSLGKKNHYTILIVPHTEKETITLKIPVFIFQLIAILFVIGVFFMVMWVNQYKTLKRENENLKYVKVEAETMKKEFSDVVRDVILMKKSLASLEELEMKIREENNFDPTKSYFSQKKESVKISSLNDHGEGGTENQLLTEAKTGLAELKEALPERENGLKSLLEEVTDKNNLLASTPSIWPTVGRVTSRFGYRRDPFTYRTSFHSGIDIANNYNTPVYATADGKVIITETRGGSGKYIEIYHGRGISTTYSHLNKYLVKPGDKVKKGQLIALMGNTGRSTGPHLDYGVKEYGKYVNPEKYLP, encoded by the coding sequence ATGTCGCTCGGGAAGAAAAATCATTACACCATTCTGATTGTTCCGCATACAGAAAAGGAAACCATTACCCTAAAAATTCCTGTTTTTATCTTTCAATTGATCGCGATACTTTTTGTGATTGGCGTATTTTTTATGGTGATGTGGGTCAATCAGTATAAAACATTAAAGCGAGAAAATGAGAATTTAAAGTATGTCAAAGTGGAAGCAGAAACAATGAAAAAGGAATTTTCTGATGTAGTTCGCGATGTGATTCTAATGAAAAAGAGTTTAGCTTCTCTGGAAGAGTTGGAAATGAAAATTAGGGAAGAAAATAATTTCGATCCGACGAAGAGCTATTTTTCGCAGAAAAAGGAATCTGTGAAAATAAGCAGTTTAAATGACCATGGTGAGGGCGGAACAGAAAATCAATTACTGACTGAGGCAAAGACAGGATTGGCAGAATTGAAGGAAGCGCTTCCCGAAAGAGAGAACGGATTGAAGTCATTGTTGGAAGAGGTGACAGATAAAAATAATTTATTGGCATCCACTCCATCCATATGGCCAACTGTTGGAAGAGTGACATCAAGGTTTGGATATCGAAGGGATCCGTTTACATACAGAACTTCTTTTCATTCGGGAATCGATATCGCGAATAATTACAATACTCCTGTATACGCTACTGCTGATGGAAAAGTCATCATAACAGAAACCCGCGGCGGATCAGGTAAATATATCGAAATTTATCATGGCAGGGGAATTTCTACAACCTATTCTCATCTCAATAAATATCTTGTTAAACCAGGAGATAAAGTGAAAAAGGGGCAGCTGATCGCCCTAATGGGGAATACCGGAAGGAGTACTGGGCCCCATTTGGATTATGGGGTAAAAGAATACGGAAAATATGTCAATCCAGAAAAATATTTACCATAA
- a CDS encoding DUF554 domain-containing protein produces MVLLGTIVNALAIIVGAVIGSFFSSVSSNLKRTVMQGIGLSVMILGISMGLKTENILVVILSLVIGGIIGELMKVEKRLDQLGELLEKTIGGKGNKKIVTGFVTATLVYTIGAMAILGALDSGLRENHDILYTKAMLDGFSSIIFSSTLGIGVAFSAIPVFLYQGLIAISATYIEKLISEALLQQMITEITSTGGILIVAIAINLLEIKKINVANLLPSMLIVAILVPLISYLSGIFSGFFQ; encoded by the coding sequence ATGGTACTGCTAGGAACCATAGTAAATGCGTTGGCGATTATTGTAGGAGCTGTCATTGGCTCTTTTTTTTCTAGTGTTTCATCCAATTTAAAACGAACAGTCATGCAGGGGATTGGGTTATCAGTGATGATCTTGGGGATATCGATGGGGCTTAAGACTGAAAACATTTTGGTGGTGATTTTAAGTCTAGTGATTGGTGGAATTATAGGAGAGTTAATGAAGGTGGAAAAGAGGCTAGACCAATTAGGGGAATTACTAGAGAAAACCATTGGCGGAAAGGGGAACAAAAAAATTGTCACGGGATTTGTCACAGCCACTTTAGTTTACACCATAGGGGCAATGGCAATATTGGGTGCGTTAGACAGCGGTTTAAGGGAAAATCACGATATTTTATACACAAAGGCGATGTTGGACGGATTTTCATCCATTATTTTTTCTTCTACTTTAGGGATTGGCGTTGCGTTTTCAGCAATTCCAGTTTTTTTGTATCAAGGCTTGATCGCTATTAGTGCTACTTACATTGAAAAATTGATCAGTGAAGCTTTGCTGCAACAAATGATAACAGAAATCACCTCAACAGGTGGAATTTTAATTGTGGCAATTGCCATTAATTTATTGGAAATCAAAAAGATAAATGTGGCTAATTTGTTGCCATCCATGCTGATTGTAGCGATCTTAGTACCACTGATCTCCTATTTATCCGGTATTTTTTCAGGATTTTTTCAGTAG